attgaacCTCAGTTAAATTTATTGGGCTGTAATGCTATTCATTTATAATTACTTGAGAGAATCTTTTAGAACCTTTTTCTTGACAAGAGGATACATGGATGTATTGTCAATTGGAAATTTCTGTTCAACATTATCCGCCTTGATTGCTttgtatcaattttttttttttaaactaggtATCTAAAGCAGGATTAATGAAATAAATCTGTTCTTGTACTTAACCTGGTGATTTTCCCCTCTAGATAAATCTGCTTTTCCTAACACCATGATAGAGCACAGCAATTGTACTTgaatagaaaagaaaattataaaagagGATATAACCATCAAAAAAAGCCTCCTTGTTTTTACCTACAAAACCATTTTCAATCTTAATCATTTCAATATGAAAGACAAATTAGACCGAAAAGAGCAGCTTACAATACTTACAAAACTGCTGCATAAATGTTCAAAACATCTGCTGTGTAtagcaaagctgtatttttttgtgtgtgttttctgattaAATCCTTTTGAAAAAGCACTTCAATTCAAAATCAATTTCAGTCCTAAAACCAACAATTGAAGTTTTCCAATTCTTTAAAAACATGCTTTAATGCCAGAAGGAAGCTCGTTACTAATCTATTAAGGTCTTGTTGTACTACATTCAAGGTTAGAACTGATCTGAATGAATGCTTTTTTCCCTCCTCTATTCTTCCAGATCCTTTCGGAATCATTGCATGTTGTGTCAAACCAGCTACATCATCAAACTGTGTGAGCATAAGATACTAAGTTCCAACCTAAAAACAAGCTCAACATGACTATTACCATTCAAAACATCACAGCCACCTCTGCCATCGTCAGCTGGCCGTCATCCCCAGGCTGCGTGGACACATTCTACAGCGTCATGTATCACCCTAACTGGAACAGCCTGCTGATGGGTTACACACGCAAGAGCTTCCTGCAGGAGGACAGAGTTCCTGTGAGCCAGACATCCACCAGTCTGGGCCGCCTCAGTCCACAGACCACTTACATCCTCTGTGTCACCTGCCAGTCCGCCAATCCCACCAGAGAGCAGTGCCAGGTCTTCAGTACTCTAAACGAGGGCACTGAACTTGGTGAGAGTGGCCGGGATCTGGCAATGGGAGTCTGGCTGGCCAGCAGCATCCTGTTGCTGATCATTGCTTTGGCTCTGCTTTGGGGATGTCTCCACACCATGTGTCCGGCAAAAAGGGACCCAGAAAGAGGCAGCCAGTCAGGTCCGAACCCTCCACACCTGGCTCTGACCCCCATGGTTGGGAACATGGGCAGCGAAGGAACAAAAAGTCTGTACATGCCCGGTTGTGGTGGGGTAGACTCTCCGAACGCAACGGTGATTGAGAATGTTTATAGAGACGAGCATGGCAGAGAAATGGCAAAGGGGCAGAGTTGTGAACTACAAACACTCAGTAATAAACATAGATATGCCCCCGGGTCAGAATAACGGACACACCAGATTGTTACCTTGATGCACGGACCTCGAAAACTCAAACTATTGGAACTTACACAACAAGGACATTCACAGGGATGAAACCATTTTGAGGAAATTAGACTTAAGACTTTTGAGCTGGGCTTATGGGGTTAAATTAGCATTAAAATGTCAGATGAAAACATTAACTTCTTAAAGGAAACTGAAGGAGGGCTTATAATACAATTGTACAAACTGACgtgttatgtatttttttgtttgtatttgttagcatgaattaatgaatttggtATCAAAATTAATCTaggtttacattatttaaaacatttttattcatttataaaaaatacccACCCCCACACTATGGTGTCCGTAGTCTGTATAGTGTCCGTTTAAAGTGAAATACCGCTGCCATATTGGTTTTGCAAGAAAAAGAGCCACCAAATCTTTAAACTGCTTAGTGCACCTTTACCTTTAAAGgatatttaagtgtttatttgaaTGTCTTTGTGAGTTGATAGTCTGTCTGTTTTGTGTTAGCTACATTAGATCCTACTATGCTTGAAATGTACCTTGCCTAACTATCTAATCTTGCTTAATAAAAACCATTTCCATTTATGGTACAGTTTGTAAGAGGCGTGTTGTATCTCAAGTGAATGCTGGAGATGTAATAGATGTTGGTGAGATTTAAACTCATGCAAACCCACCTTTGAGCCATATAGGTACTGCGGCTGGGCATTGGGAGGCTTGTCTCTCTGAAACTCCTGTGAAAATGGCAGCACAGT
This genomic window from Carassius gibelio isolate Cgi1373 ecotype wild population from Czech Republic chromosome A6, carGib1.2-hapl.c, whole genome shotgun sequence contains:
- the LOC128016112 gene encoding fibronectin type III domain-containing protein 9-like; the encoded protein is MTITIQNITATSAIVSWPSSPGCVDTFYSVMYHPNWNSLLMGYTRKSFLQEDRVPVSQTSTSLGRLSPQTTYILCVTCQSANPTREQCQVFSTLNEGTELGESGRDLAMGVWLASSILLLIIALALLWGCLHTMCPAKRDPERGSQSGPNPPHLALTPMVGNMGSEGTKSLYMPGCGGVDSPNATVIENVYRDEHGREMAKGQSCELQTLSNKHRYAPGSE